A genomic window from Spodoptera frugiperda isolate SF20-4 chromosome 29, AGI-APGP_CSIRO_Sfru_2.0, whole genome shotgun sequence includes:
- the LOC118268671 gene encoding uncharacterized protein LOC118268671 isoform X1: MPNTRRRRFSVQNEIAGRENKLQNGLPISEFCLHPEPNPTTWDEVGVKMSLFGFLNWISCVRHVVLLNSYINHSDPDSELKVVATNIVATKSPRPKSKAYANSSKSQTLEVVAECESSISVSTVKKQSIVTMDKAVYASSSTLITPENSTEECNPLIANRSKTVATAIETQKKRDERQLPRERAPVRRDKYPRQHRIKVRSPKRRIPIIEQPNNKAIESTKRTTGTAAINWDSEVELCRPENVTNVINTFEEVERTSNHSLDDMCRICHGGESLSPELGRLISACSCRGTVGRVHVKCLERWLTESGKSRCELCGTRYATRRVHRYGVPRALVMWVLSQNAKQLMVDSLGIMLMSPLAVLAAWLSGRTLAGLMTQESHVTPWPLASTFVLACMTLVCYYCWIVSAATRHALGWWIWYRSQYEVRLQIQDNED; the protein is encoded by the exons ATGCCCAACACGAGGCGTCGGAGGTTTTCCGTACAAAATGAGATCGCCGGCCGagaaaataaattgcaaaatGGTTTGCCAATCAG CGAGTTTTGTTTGCATCCGGAGCCGAACCCAACAACTTGGGATGAAGTTGGAGTGAAGATGTCACTATTTGGATTTCTCAATTGGATTAGCTGTGTGAGGCATGTTGTTCTACTAAACAGTTATATAAA TCACTCCGACCCCGATTCAGAACTGAAAGTGGTGGCTACAAACATAGTCGCGACAAAATCACCAAGACCAAAAAGCAAGGCGTATGCAAACAGCTCCAAAAGTCAAACCTTGGAGGTTGTGGCAGAATGTGAAAGTAGTATATCAGTAAGTACGGTGAAAAAACAATCAATCGTGACTATGGACAAAGCTGTATATGCAAGCTCGAGTACTCTCATAACTCCAGAGAACTCCACTGAAGAATGCAATCCTTTAATTGCTAATCGATCAAAAACAGTAGCAACGGCGATCGAAACACAGAAGAAGAGAGATGAAAGACAATTGCCTAGAGAGAGAGCACCCGTTAGAAGAGACAAGTACCCACGCCAACATCGCATTAAAGTTAGAAGTCCTAAGCGTCGTATACCAATTATAGAACAACCGAATAATAAAGCAATCGAAAGTACCAAAAGAACAACAGGAACAGCGGCGATTAACTGGGACTCAGAAGTTGAACTATGCAGGCCAGAGAACGTCACcaatgtaataaatacttttgaagaagTGGAGAGGACGAGTAATCATTCGTTAGATGACATGTGTCGCATCTGTCATGGCGGCGAGTCATTATCACCAGAACTCGGCCGTTTGATATCCGCGTGTTCTTGTCGAGGAACCGTTGGTAGGGTCCATGTGAAATGTTTGGAGCGATGGTTGACCGAATCGGGGAAATCTAGATGCGAATTGTGTGGGACCCGGTATGCGACGAGACGCGTGCACAGGTACGGCGTACCGAGGGCGTTAGTTATGTGGGTGCTGAGCCAAAATGCTAAACAG TTAATGGTGGACAGTCTCGGTATTATGCTGATGTCGCCCCTGGCGGTGCTGGCAGCGTGGCTGTCGGGACGTACGCTGGCTGGTCTGATGACGCAAGAGAGCCACGTGACGCCCTGGCCACTAGCCTCCACCTTTGTACTGGCCTGTATGACGCTA GTATGTTACTACTGCTGGATAGTGTCAGCTGCGACCCGCCATGCCCTCGGCTGGTGGATCTGGTACAGATCTCAGTACGAAGTCAGGCTCCAAATACAAGATAACGAAGATTGA
- the LOC118268671 gene encoding uncharacterized protein LOC118268671 isoform X2, translating into MPNTRRRRFSVQNEIAGRENKLQNGLPISHSDPDSELKVVATNIVATKSPRPKSKAYANSSKSQTLEVVAECESSISVSTVKKQSIVTMDKAVYASSSTLITPENSTEECNPLIANRSKTVATAIETQKKRDERQLPRERAPVRRDKYPRQHRIKVRSPKRRIPIIEQPNNKAIESTKRTTGTAAINWDSEVELCRPENVTNVINTFEEVERTSNHSLDDMCRICHGGESLSPELGRLISACSCRGTVGRVHVKCLERWLTESGKSRCELCGTRYATRRVHRYGVPRALVMWVLSQNAKQLMVDSLGIMLMSPLAVLAAWLSGRTLAGLMTQESHVTPWPLASTFVLACMTLVCYYCWIVSAATRHALGWWIWYRSQYEVRLQIQDNED; encoded by the exons ATGCCCAACACGAGGCGTCGGAGGTTTTCCGTACAAAATGAGATCGCCGGCCGagaaaataaattgcaaaatGGTTTGCCAATCAG TCACTCCGACCCCGATTCAGAACTGAAAGTGGTGGCTACAAACATAGTCGCGACAAAATCACCAAGACCAAAAAGCAAGGCGTATGCAAACAGCTCCAAAAGTCAAACCTTGGAGGTTGTGGCAGAATGTGAAAGTAGTATATCAGTAAGTACGGTGAAAAAACAATCAATCGTGACTATGGACAAAGCTGTATATGCAAGCTCGAGTACTCTCATAACTCCAGAGAACTCCACTGAAGAATGCAATCCTTTAATTGCTAATCGATCAAAAACAGTAGCAACGGCGATCGAAACACAGAAGAAGAGAGATGAAAGACAATTGCCTAGAGAGAGAGCACCCGTTAGAAGAGACAAGTACCCACGCCAACATCGCATTAAAGTTAGAAGTCCTAAGCGTCGTATACCAATTATAGAACAACCGAATAATAAAGCAATCGAAAGTACCAAAAGAACAACAGGAACAGCGGCGATTAACTGGGACTCAGAAGTTGAACTATGCAGGCCAGAGAACGTCACcaatgtaataaatacttttgaagaagTGGAGAGGACGAGTAATCATTCGTTAGATGACATGTGTCGCATCTGTCATGGCGGCGAGTCATTATCACCAGAACTCGGCCGTTTGATATCCGCGTGTTCTTGTCGAGGAACCGTTGGTAGGGTCCATGTGAAATGTTTGGAGCGATGGTTGACCGAATCGGGGAAATCTAGATGCGAATTGTGTGGGACCCGGTATGCGACGAGACGCGTGCACAGGTACGGCGTACCGAGGGCGTTAGTTATGTGGGTGCTGAGCCAAAATGCTAAACAG TTAATGGTGGACAGTCTCGGTATTATGCTGATGTCGCCCCTGGCGGTGCTGGCAGCGTGGCTGTCGGGACGTACGCTGGCTGGTCTGATGACGCAAGAGAGCCACGTGACGCCCTGGCCACTAGCCTCCACCTTTGTACTGGCCTGTATGACGCTA GTATGTTACTACTGCTGGATAGTGTCAGCTGCGACCCGCCATGCCCTCGGCTGGTGGATCTGGTACAGATCTCAGTACGAAGTCAGGCTCCAAATACAAGATAACGAAGATTGA